A window of Quercus robur chromosome 12, dhQueRobu3.1, whole genome shotgun sequence genomic DNA:
gaaagcaattacgtaattaaaagaaagaaagaaagaaaatacgTATTGCTATCATGGTGACTTCAGTGGCTCCTAGAGTTGAAAGCTTGGCTAGCAGTGGCATCCAGGCAATCCCAAAGGAATATGTGAGACCCCAAGAAGAGCTAAACAGCATCGGCAATGTCTTCGAGGAAGAGAAAAACAATCTTGGGCCTCAAGTTCCAACCATTGATTTGAAGAACATTGAATCTTCAGATGAGGCTGTTCGAGAGAAATGCCGCGTGGAGTTGAAGAAAGCTGCCATGGAATGGGGTGTCATGCACCTTGTTAACCATGGCATCTCCGATGACCTGCTTGACCGTGTGAAAAAGGCAGGGAAGATCTTCTTTGATCTCCCAAtagaggaaaaggaaaagtatGCTAATGAACAGGTTTCAGGCCAAATTCAAGGGTATGGGAGCAAGCTAGCCAACAATGCTAGCGGGCAGCTTGAGTGGGAGGACTATTTCTTCCACCTTGTTTACCCTGAGGAGAAGCGTGACATGTCCATATGGCCTAAGACACCAAGCGACTACATGTAAGCTCAACCTTTAATTGTTAATTATACTACATATCGATCTTATGTATATCCGTACTACAACTGACATGGtatttcatattaataaaagcaaaccaatatttaataaaacaattagatcgatttttttatttctattgatCTACCAACCGTGTCTAATAGTTTTCCTGTTTACCATATCCTTGGTTAATTACTGTTTCACATCCCTAATCTTTTAGACAATATCTATACTTTCAtatctaatatttttatattttacacatGATGTAAAAGAGCGTGCATATCATATGAAAGAGTTTAGATATTACTAGAagttaaacaattaaaagaaaGTTTATGGACACAATTTTTGTGCCACAATTTTGATATGGTCGACTATAAGTTAAGCAACTATTAACGATCGACCATATCAAAATTGTAGCACGAAAATTATGGTCATAGAAGAACTGAACAATTAAAATTGTAGTCAAttatactaataaataaataaatataaagcaATTTTTTGATCTTTATATCATTATTTGGCCACGAATTTAAAAATGACTTTATTCTTTTGTAACGAATTGTTTTTGAACTCCAAATTAtgtgacataaaaaaaatagaacccaataatttttgttatattaaaaaCTCATGGATAAATGTCACCCTTAATTTGTATGCAGTGAGGCAACAAAAGAGTATGCAAAGCAATTGAGAGTCCTAGCGACCAAGGTATTCTCCGTACTATCCCTTGGCTTGGGATTGGAAGAAGGAAGGCTAGAGAAGGAAGTTGGTGGCCTGGAAGAACTACTTCTCCAAATGAAAATCAACTACTATCCCATATGCCCTCAACCAGAACTTGCTCTTGGTGTTGAAGCTCACACAGACGTAAGTGCACTAACTTTCATTCTCCACAACATGGTTCCCGGCCTGCAACTTTTCTATCAAGGCAAGTGGGTCACAGCAAAATGTGTTCCAAACTCTATCATCATGCACATAGGGGACACGATAGAGATTTTGAGCAATGGTAAGTACAAGAGTATTCTTCACAGGGGACTGGTGAACAAGGAGAAAGTTAGGATCTCATGGGCAGTCTTTTGTGAGCCACCAAAGGAGAAGATCATCCTGAAGCCACTGCCGGAGGTTGTGTCCGAGGCTGAGCCACCACTCTACCCACCTCGCACCTTTGCTCAGCATATTCAACACAAGTTGTTCAGGAAGACCCAGGATGCTGCTCTTTCTGCTGCTGCTCTTAAATAAGccttggttacaaaattatTGGTAATGTCGATTGAGTTCATTTATTACTATGTTGTTTTATCATTTATGGCGCTCTACTTGTGTGCAAGTTTAGTTTTTGACCCTTTTGTGACATGTATAGGTCATAAGTTACGGGTCTCCTTGTTATTGGCGATTCTCTGTTTGctttgaaaaaataagaattgaTATTCATCTTTTGTTAGGTTATCTATCTTGGTTGATTAATTGGTTAATGCTAATCAAAGTGCTCCTTTTAGTGAAACTGTCTAATTTTGATTACgtgtattattattttataattttttgttttttgttttgataagcaTATTTGAGTAAATTTATCTATATAATTTGTGATAAATTTTACTTTTGTCCTCGAAACTTGAAGGTGAATTTGATTTTGGCCTcgaaatcttaaaaaaaattcagatataatcctacttttaaaaaaaaaaagaaaaaaacaaaaaaggaacaaTCTCATCATTCCATCTATGGGGCAATGGGGTCAATACGAGGTTGGTTTGATTTGGtcctttaaaatttaatatacaaaaattttaagaccatgtaaaaaaaattcacaactatTTCCATGACATATGACAGATTGTGAGTAGTAGTAAAAAAGTGATAAGTTCATGTGAAAGTGATAAAAAGTCAGTCACAATTTTCTATGTAAAATAATTGTAGTAAAAGTTGTAAGTTTTTATGTAGTACTAGAATTAGGAAAAAATCTAGgatcacaacaaattttacattaattttCACAACTTTCGATGTAATTGACTATGAGtggaaaaaatagataaatttatGTGAAAGTGTTAAACATCCAATTTACAATTTGCTATGTaagataattgtaaaaataaatgtgaaattGAATGGAGCCCTAtaataaggacaaagtttagctattagttgtaaccttaagttacaaccttactcagtatctttttattgaaagtgaatTGTGACAAATTCACTATTGGATGATatcttcttatattcttcatacttacaaaatttctaaaagattAAATATcagggcaagacttaggtacagtacttaggtacTATTTCTTAGGTAatcttaagattctgccatgtggattttttctcatgagatagaagtgtattttttagttaactGGCCACatgactaaattttaagaaGGGAACAAGGAACAGCAACTAAGATACTGTACCagttatatcatcaataaattgtttaaattgcaagtttttgtagttcaaaattatgcataaaatataaacttataaatcatatagtaaataatatccgatcgacacaaaatttgacatgaattttaagagcataaaaaacatgcaattcaactgttaaattttcaaaatatgtagtaatatttattttattgagaaaaattataatcttatgctacaaccaattttgttgCTTAATTTTTTCCCTACAATAATTCTTAATTCTTCCTCAAAGTCAATCACTTCAACCACTCTGAAACTCTTTGTAAAAGTtgtattgataatttgatagcaCTACCTATTCTAAATATGTGAAAAGGTAGTGTCATATGTAGAATGCTAGGATTGTCATATTTATTTGTACCAGTCCGCGTATAATTGCGAGGTGCTCTTAAGGAGAAGTGATGTATTTTTGAGGTCAGCATCAAATCGTTTTCGCTGGTCTTAGGAGTTTGAAGCGATCTCTCAAGTTTAGCACAATATTGTACagtaatattaataatatatataaaactaaagcCTCTGAACCTCttacaatttttcacatcaatacaatatttaaataaaattatttttgtttagtccaaacttaccGATGAgtaaaactctatctctctaacaagtccaacttaagctcaaactcatcattatcattttttttaaacaaaattatttttgtttaattcaaacttaacagggagtgaaactctatttcTCTAACAAatctaacttaaactcaaacacAAACATTGATCACTTATTTCCAAATTTGcgaggttaatcatgaacactataaaagcaaaGTAAAccccaatattttctttttcttttttaaactgagtagaggtatgagctcttcttatgttattttcttctcctctactatgttaaaaaaaaaaaaaaatttattttatgatttttcatgtattttttaaaaggtaatTTTCGTACATGAACAACCAAACTCtttttttatccattttttacaagataaaaaagtttgcaataattgaaattattcttttgaatgtaactcatctttctcttatatttatctattgtttagtcatatatattttgttttgtttcaataatttctaagtagtgaatcatctgattctttcatttttttggtctttcaaaagttttaatgtctgaatttttgagttatttttttgcaatatctgAAATTGtctgacaatttttttgtaaactATTACACGTTCAAATAAtgacttcttcatcaaattgtaacacaaattgaagtcatacaagagcaaatcatgcGATGgtataatttcttaaattttttataaaattattttagtttatctTACAAATAGGTAGGTTTCTGTGCATAGCACAAATTAGCGACTAGTAGGATATAAGCgcaacaaccaaaaataaaaaaattcaacaaacccGGATCCATGGCCCGCTATGACGGTAGGAAACTAGAAAATGCTTTTCCCTTTTGATTTTTGCTGAAAGACTACAGAAACCAGAAagtaattttcaagttttaattatttttctcccAGAACGAACAGTTGGCTTTATTTTTCCAAAGTAGTCAATTTTCTTGCTCTTGCATGCATAGTATACTTTTGTGTTTATTCAAGaacaacttatttttatacctattatctccacacaaaaaaaaaaaaaaaaaaaaaaaaaaaaaaaaaaaaaaccaacctatttaactttttattgaaaatttttactaaaagtatatatactaaagtatacttgtattttaaaaaagtgataaaaaataagctatatataaaagctaaaaaataaataaataaataaataattaaaaattaaaaaaaaaactgacttaTAATTCAATTACACTTTGATAGCCAGCCATATCTGTGCCAACTGCCAATGCAAATAACATTTGGTAATGTCCCTATGAACCGTTACCAATCGGCAGAAAGTAGGGCACAAGAAGGATCCACACACCCCGGGTGTGAGGCCTAGAAACTACCCTGCCAGTAGGCCTTTTTAGGCACTGCCTATAAAATATGGAGAATGCTAGTAGGCCTTTTTaggcagaaaaagaaaaaaatttgttagaaaaagtcaaaaaaatttgaaataatatcTACAAAACTGAGAAAGTGacacaaattgaaaaaaagaaagaaaagatacaaattGTGTTAGGAAAAAATGTGCTTAAAGGGCATCGTACGGTGTCCGTTAACACAATCCATAAAGTATTATTGTACGTGAGACTATGAACTTTACGTGCACAGAATATACATCAACAAACATGAGAGAACAATTACTATTTTTAATGCCTAATTTTATAGCTTCCAACCTTCATCCTATAAAAAGatggaaaataatattttataccCATATCAcaattacaatttttaataCCTAATTTTATTAGGTTCCCACCTTCatcctaaaaaaaatgatggaaaataatattttatacctaatttggatttcaattttctaCTCATTATTACATCTCATAATGTTAGCACTACAAAAAGGAAACAACCCATATGTCAGAATGGAAACCACAAGTGCGTATCACAAATTAGTGGTGGAAATGTCTCAGCACCAACCAGTTTTTGACACCAACCGTACGTATCTAGAACTGACAAGTAGAAATAACAACTAAATCTCAGGTTTGATTATTTGAATGGTTTATATGTATGTTAGATGAAGAGTagatggtggttgtggtggtacTGAAAATTTGAATGGTGGAAATGAAACCAAAGACAAAAGCTAAAAGCAAATTTCGATTAGATGATTGTGGTCAATACCAATAGTGTCATACATAGTTCGCATGCCTCGAGTACAATTTACGATTGGGAAAGCATAGATCAATGCTTAAGTAGTAACCTCTGGAGTATGATGATGTATAGTTGTCACTTATCTAATATTTGTGGTCAGGACGGAGCCACTGTTGGACCAGGGTGTAATggcccctaatttttttttttaaaaaaatactaatattattattattataattatacttttggaaatttaatttaatttataaaattacattttgcttCCCATAAACAATGTTATCTGTAGGGGTAAAGTTCCCAAAtcaaacaatgggccttgggccccatacaGAGTCCAgccacgtccgaggagaaagTGGGGCGCCAAAAGGACTTCCGGCCCAACTCTTATGAgcccaaacttatttaaaaggTGGTCcaaggaggaatgtctcctcggacgtgccAAATATGGACCAAACATGCACCCTACCAGCAATAAGGAATCACTCCAACGAATATTGGTAGCAAGGACGAGCTTCACAAGCccgagagaaggaagagagtatAGGATGTCTAGGGAGAGATTACAGCTGCTGCATTAAATGCAGAgaagctacttttctggctgcattaatgtggagaggacaggcgaacagtgttaccttggccactacaactcacagaaaggtaGAGGAGATGTTCGATGGAacgggcactcaagtgaaggtccagatgatcaacaagtgtaaggttctgaTGACTTCAAAGAGGCTATATAAGATAAGGgaatccccatgaagaggggattggcaaaaaagggaagaaagaacagaagagagagagaaagaccatAACCTTTGATCAAGAACAGAAGTGCACCCacacgtctcctcggaccgagCATCCAGTGGACATGAAGGAGATATTCTTACGTTCAATCGTTGCATGGCCCAAAGTTAACTAATACTCACTtcgttagggcctagttctgtaacccgctctctacaaattcattgtctagggctcTTTGGGCCAGAATCATCTAcctgctgggcctgggccccaaaaattgaccctacattatcaattttttaagagtaatgctatactcacaaacttttctacaatatttttacaaattattttgttagtaaattcttattggttcaaATATCGACCCACCACTTatatcaatattttaatttaccaataaccacttataacatcaacaatttataaaataaaaaaaaaaatgttttgtaactctagcattttcatcattttagtgacgataaaaaaatttatagatctaaaatttaaaacaaaatatacaagttaaaaaatattagcTCAACAATAAAAAGtaccaatagtaaaactaaaaaaaaaaaaaaaaaaaattaagtccaatcaaccaattttatccaaaataaagaaccctaccctttaaaaaaattctaagcaaaaataattttttcttacccacaaaaaaaaaaaaaaaaaaaaaaagaagaaaaaagaacaaacagacaaacaaacaaagaagcTTAGCGGTTAGTAGTAGCAAAGTCAGATGTTGAAATTGCCGCACATGGCCAACATTAAAGCCACCCCCCAACTCGAAGTTCTAGCGTCGTTCCTGTTTATGGTAaatttcactaattaaatttatgacaaAGTTTACTATATATGTGAAAAGAATGAGCAGTACTATGTCACCATGCTTCGATAGTAAGGACGGCAATGGGGAGGAGGGCCGGGGTTAAAGGATGGTGTCTTCATCCCCACCTAgcatggttttgtcttgcccTATCCCCGCCCCACCTTGTATGATGGAGGAAACTTCATTGCTCCATACCTACCCCCTGGGCCTCGCAGGCCCTACTCCACCCTGTAAAATTCTACTTTATGTTAATTTGCCCcataattattacattttttttaataaaacttgtttcattaatataaatatatttagaattacaactaaatttatcacaccaaatcaaactaatttttagcaagaactgaataatattatccaagtttttaacaagacaatatcacaacaaaaacaaaaatattaatatgcATGTATTTAAATAAGCTATTATTGATTTGATTGTTTAAATAGTATGGATTTAGGGGCTAAAATGTCTAAACTCATCCTTTCCTTGCCTCTGTGACGGGGGCTAAAATCttaccccatccccgccccaccatCTATTTGGGGTGGGGAAAACCCGCATGGGGTAAAGCAAGGAGAGGCGGATCAAGGCAAGGTGGGGAAAATTTTCCATCCTGATCCAATAGTATTTAATAATTTCCCTGCATGAAGTGTGAACACATATTCAACAGGTACACGACATTGTGAGACgagaattctaaaaaaaaaaaaaatggtagagttacacactattttacaataattttttacaaaGGGCTAATATAGTGAATGGTTATTGGTAAGTGAATAAGTTATTTTAATGATGGGCCTAGATGAGACAACCAGTAAGAATTAGCCAAATCAACTGTTTGTAAAAGATGTTATAAAATCATTTTGAGTGTTTAACCGTAACATTACTcaaaagtttgtaaaataatttgtggtttTAGCGTTTCCttactcaaattaaaatataacatCAGCTGATACATAAAGgttaaaattaacaagtttaccaaaaaaaggttaaaattaacaaatgtcctaaaagtattaatttaagaaatttttttttaaaaaaattatgaaaaaaatgattttttaaagcattttatattttctaataaaaatggtataaaaaatttcctacaatactctattaaaaaatgttttgagGTTGTCCGTTAACCAAAAACTATATAAATTGAGGTACATTCAATGTTATAAATACATAATATGTAGTTGCGTACTGTTCCATCGGAAATTCTGTGTTGCATGACACAGTCCGGGTTGGTTTGAAGACAAATATTGGTTTATACAATTAACCCGCAGATAACTGAATCCTAAAGTAGACAACTCCTAACTTCTCAAGTCACACTTACTAAGATTGAGATCAAGTGTAATACCCACCTGATGCCTTTTCTCTCACAACcttttcacttttttactttcacatttttacttctcttaacttttttctcaaaaagaaaacattttctaaaatttttttaatcaatggttgagattgaaaattttttttatcaattttcaatctcaaccatttaTAGGCATTACACCAAGTAAGGTATTGCACTTGATCTTAATTCAACTCATTCAAGTACTATTGCAAAAGGCTGTACTAATATAATATTAGGAGATCTGCCTATAACATTCATAGTtcaaagatttttaaaatttttttattatttataaattataatatgatttttagttattgggtttctcaaaaattgtaaattttttttatataaattaggACAGATGATGCGCTTGtctctatatataattttgtgcATTTTTCATAAGAATTGagctaaaatatttatttatatgagaTTTGTTGTCTTAATATTTTTGGACTATATGATTTGGATATCAGATAATTTACCcaaataatgtgtttagttttttatatttctaaattttatttcatatgatattatttttaaatttttttggtcatAATTTACATtactttcatatttttattttattttagatattttttataattataaaatatattaattgttgTACAATTCAATCAGTGAACCATTGGTTAAACCAATGAACTATTGAACCTATCCTTCAATTGGGATAATCTTTGGTTCAATTTTGATAACTCCTAGTTGCAAACTTACGCAATGCgtgagaatataaaaatattatgtaatgggatgtaatttataaaaagtaacaattacttcaagtattttttgttcttttttaaatatttctataattttttttttatctttttatctttacaaatatatcatattattcttttttgtatgtttgattaatactcttttaatattattatttttgcatgttttgattaataattttttaaggtgaactatattattttaacttataTATTGTAGTATGTTATATTTACCTGATATACAACTAAACTgaataagtttcaaatttatcatgcaaatttCTCATCACTTAAGGAATAAAgagattatcataataataaaaactcataaaaatttacaatgttatcttaaccaaaattaaattgaaaccaaaggaataaaagatagactatgtaataatttattactcaaaaaattggtagtatattcaaattcatagtcatgtaaattgtgttttgatataaattcaagttcttatctccaaaaaaatactaagtattaacccaaaccaaaattcaaccaaagcaATAAAAGGGAGCGAGAAGACTTTGTGATgagaaattttagaaaataaaataccaaaacacatatttaatatatatatataaaaaaaaaaaaaaaaaaaaaaaaccatcaaccttagtcagagttataagaaagaacaaaaatcccctaaaagagagagagagagagtactcacaatttttttgtgagaaaaatatggattgaatgggaaaaataatattgaatttatacaaaataaaatggaaaaaagaagagtcaaaatatataaaagagaaaatgaagaagaaagtgtAACAgtaaagttgagagagagagagagagagagagagagagagagagagagagagagagagagagagagagagagagagagagagagagagagaggaaatatTGAAGGAAGTGTAACAATAAATGTGAACAAATAGGAAGAAgaagggtgttttttttttagtatagagagaataaaattttaaaaagagaaaataagtgGTAGAAAATAAGTGAATGATGTGGCCACTGACGTAGTTCAACAAAAGCGTAGTTACAATAAATACTATgcttcaacatatatatatatatatatatatatatatatatatatatatatatatatatgggtacaTTTAAAGTACATATAAGCATATGTTATgttgattttaaaaattttaagtaaatacAAGGCGAAACCACACTATTGGTCCAAGAAATTTATCTTGTGAgcgcaattggtccctcaagtttcaagTGAGCACTATTAGTccctcaaattttaaaagtGAGTGATATTAGTCTTTCTATTAACTGCCGTTATTGAGATTGTCAATGTGGTTAACGGAATAATgacataacatttttaatttaCTAAAAGTACTTGATAGGACCGatgatctctctctcacagacaAGAAAACCAAATATCTCCGTCAATATATCCACGTCACTAACGAAGGTAGGGAAGCTATTCAATGCAGTCAATGACACCTCGGACGATTACAAAACCAGCTGTATAGACCGTTGGAAGCTCATCAAAGCCCACATTACTGAGCATGAAGCGTTACCAAGAGAGGCATTAAAACCACAATAACAGCCACAACGGCTAGGAGCTGTggaaacatatataaagccctcacaaCACCAACACAAGGTACATAGACACACTAAAAAGCACTCATAGTTACTATGATAttctgtgtttttctttaaaggcTTCCTTATATTGACTTTGGCATTGGAGATGTTATGGCAAGTATCACACCGGTGACCACCTTGAGGGAGCCATCTTACCATATTTGCAGAGACACGGACGAGGACTCAGCTCCATCTGGACGCACTTGCAAAAACTGACGATTTGCACTTCAttagtttggcgccgtctgtgggaaacaaCATTTTCGTACCTAGGTTTGAAAGCATAGTTTCCAATTAACTTCTATATTCAGATGGAGTCCAACTAGGATTCTGCAGCATTAGCTCTGCAAGTCCAGGCTCTTGCAACTAGCTTCAAAGAGCTCACTAGACAGAA
This region includes:
- the LOC126708750 gene encoding leucoanthocyanidin dioxygenase, yielding MVTSVAPRVESLASSGIQAIPKEYVRPQEELNSIGNVFEEEKNNLGPQVPTIDLKNIESSDEAVREKCRVELKKAAMEWGVMHLVNHGISDDLLDRVKKAGKIFFDLPIEEKEKYANEQVSGQIQGYGSKLANNASGQLEWEDYFFHLVYPEEKRDMSIWPKTPSDYIEATKEYAKQLRVLATKVFSVLSLGLGLEEGRLEKEVGGLEELLLQMKINYYPICPQPELALGVEAHTDVSALTFILHNMVPGLQLFYQGKWVTAKCVPNSIIMHIGDTIEILSNGKYKSILHRGLVNKEKVRISWAVFCEPPKEKIILKPLPEVVSEAEPPLYPPRTFAQHIQHKLFRKTQDAALSAAALK